One window of the Octopus sinensis linkage group LG9, ASM634580v1, whole genome shotgun sequence genome contains the following:
- the LOC115215373 gene encoding uncharacterized protein LOC115215373, protein MKLFVFLICSMCSMVLFHHVDATSYQFDIRQSLATIDLLLKAGLSTLKVHVSSLFQSTSGKIPIDGTPLIMNYFAHDCDIHIGRKRMLLDKIISCEAEVTEAVTKTSNTCVASSQTEAVQCAVKKILEKIKSDAEKDKNSTY, encoded by the exons atgaagCTTTTTG TGTTCCTCATTTGTTCTATGTGTTCCATGGTGTTGTTCCACCACGTTGATGCTACAAGCTATCAGTTTGACATAAGACAATCTCTGGCAACAATCGACCTATTGCTCAAGGCTGGTCTGAGTACCTTAAAAGTGCATGTGAGCAGCCTTTTTCAATCAACAAGTGGAAAG ATTCCAATTGATGGCACTCCACTTATCATGAATTACTTTGCTCATGATTGTGATATACATATAGGAAGAAAGAGAATGTTGC ttgACAAAATAATTTCCTGTGAAGCAGAAGTTACTGAGGCTGTTACGAAAACTTCAAACACATGTGTGGCATCATCTCAGACAGAGGCAGTCCAATGTGCAGTAAAAAAGATCCTTGAGAAAATTAAGTCAGATGCTGAAAAGGATAAAAACTCTACATACTGA